A region from the Alkalinema sp. FACHB-956 genome encodes:
- a CDS encoding HhoA/HhoB/HtrA family serine endopeptidase, with the protein MTMLNPQPESEHPGSKFAFKKIALYATLPFIGAGATLLGGRLLAPPPSAVAQNSSPAIVAQNRTGAIAAAGDNFISTAVERVGPAVVRINASRTVKTRRPELFDSPFFRDFFGDVPNTPSQRVERGTGSGFIYNKDGLVLTNAHVVDGADTVTVVLRDGRELKGKVLGADPLTDVAVVKVEGSNNLPTVQLGDSDSLKPGEWAIAIGNPLGLDNTVTAGIISATGRSSAQVGVPDKRVGFIQTDAAINPGNSGGPLLNQRGEVIGMNTAIIASAQGLGFAIPIKTAQRIADQLMANGKVNHPYLGIRMTTLTPELKKQINEDPNSNVMVDEDQGVLIFRVERNSPAAKAGLRAGDVIKKINGNGVTTADQVQQAVERSSVGGTLQMEVRRNGQTQTIAVQPGAFPTRTAQN; encoded by the coding sequence ATGACTATGTTGAACCCACAGCCAGAATCCGAGCATCCAGGATCTAAATTTGCGTTTAAAAAGATTGCGCTATACGCAACCTTACCCTTCATTGGTGCGGGGGCAACGTTGTTGGGTGGACGACTGTTGGCTCCCCCCCCGTCGGCGGTAGCGCAGAATTCCAGTCCCGCGATCGTGGCCCAAAATCGTACCGGGGCGATCGCAGCGGCGGGAGACAACTTTATTTCTACAGCGGTGGAGCGGGTTGGCCCTGCGGTGGTGCGGATTAATGCTTCTCGGACAGTGAAGACTCGGCGACCTGAGCTATTTGACAGTCCCTTTTTCCGCGATTTCTTTGGGGATGTGCCCAATACGCCGTCCCAGCGTGTAGAACGGGGAACCGGATCGGGCTTTATTTACAATAAGGATGGCTTGGTGTTGACCAATGCCCACGTTGTGGACGGTGCGGATACGGTGACGGTGGTGCTGCGGGATGGTCGGGAATTAAAAGGTAAGGTTTTGGGGGCCGATCCCCTGACGGATGTCGCGGTGGTCAAAGTGGAAGGCTCGAATAATTTGCCGACGGTGCAATTGGGTGATTCCGATAGCCTGAAACCGGGAGAATGGGCGATCGCGATCGGGAATCCCTTGGGCTTAGATAACACGGTGACTGCGGGGATTATTAGCGCAACGGGGCGTAGCAGTGCCCAGGTGGGGGTTCCGGATAAGCGCGTGGGCTTTATTCAAACCGATGCAGCGATTAATCCCGGTAATTCTGGTGGGCCGCTACTCAACCAACGGGGTGAGGTGATTGGGATGAACACCGCCATTATTGCCAGTGCCCAAGGGCTAGGGTTTGCAATTCCGATTAAGACGGCCCAACGGATTGCCGATCAGTTGATGGCCAATGGGAAGGTGAACCATCCCTATTTGGGCATTCGTATGACGACCTTGACACCGGAACTGAAGAAGCAGATCAATGAGGATCCCAATAGTAATGTGATGGTGGATGAGGATCAGGGAGTGTTGATTTTCCGAGTGGAACGCAATTCGCCAGCGGCGAAGGCGGGCCTGCGGGCGGGAGATGTGATCAAGAAGATTAATGGTAATGGGGTGACGACTGCGGATCAGGTGCAGCAAGCGGTGGAAAGGAGTTCTGTGGGCGGTACGTTGCAGATGGAAGTGCGGCGGAATGGCCAAACCCAAACGATCGCGGTGCAGCCCGGTGCTTTCCCCACCCGAACGGCGCAGAACTGA
- a CDS encoding bifunctional serine/threonine-protein kinase/ABC transporter substrate-binding protein, whose amino-acid sequence MLGEIKGGRYRIIQSLSAGGFGHTYVVEDLQRPGHPQCVLKQFRFTSPDPTLLQQAQRMFGQEAETLEKLGRHDRIPQLLAYFEEGGEFYLIQELITGQPLTAEITHGRRLSEAQVVDLLQDVLETLVFVHDHGVIHRDLKPDNLMRRSTDDRLVLIDFGAVKTQDAFQTPVGITQPPTLSQFSPSQPDMSQPSIPVYTSGYAASEQCLGRPQYSSDLYALGMIAIQALTGQHPAHFPSDAQTGELIWHDRVQVSAGLRDLLDQLTRFHVRDRYHSAREALQALGHVQSREEDQTAMPRSQLSRSQLSRSQLQPQALDVSDRGTGGISTQLDHNSPTRLQHRRLPWRTITGVGAVTGAGVATTVFLGWPQAWFARLQVQPSLAPTNPALQEQIAKRVSRGDQLLFSQDVPSAKVEAVAHLKRGNVAAAIGGLDKARQQAPADPETLIYLNNARVGATPAYTIAAVAPIGSNPQSAQELLRGVAQAQWQLNQSGGLGGKPLKVTIADDQNQADTAQQIAQYLVADPNILGVVGHGTSDTSLATVEVYQQASMVAISPLSSAVQLSGISRYFFRTMPSDRLPAKQLSEYLLNQLKKRKVAIAYNSNSKYSQSLKAEIKNSLFYGGRGEVVAEINFNQPDFNSVEAIALMAQKQAEVLILANSSDASDRALLLLQANQNRIPLLAGDAMYSNKTLQMGGKNAQGMVVAVPTQQVGLEKSNFQTQANRLWRRDATWRSALAYDATIALSRAIVQAPTRQGIQNVLANPQFTAMGSTRPVQFLPTGDPQGAIQLVQVWPKRGGQGYEFRSLQRDTARSASR is encoded by the coding sequence ATGCTGGGAGAGATTAAGGGAGGCCGTTATCGGATTATCCAAAGCTTGAGTGCAGGGGGCTTTGGGCATACCTATGTGGTCGAGGATTTGCAGCGTCCGGGCCATCCCCAGTGTGTCCTGAAGCAGTTTCGCTTTACCAGTCCTGATCCAACCCTTCTCCAGCAAGCCCAACGAATGTTTGGCCAGGAGGCCGAAACGTTGGAGAAATTGGGCCGCCACGATCGCATTCCCCAATTGCTGGCTTACTTTGAGGAGGGGGGAGAGTTTTATCTGATCCAGGAGTTAATAACCGGGCAGCCCTTGACCGCTGAAATCACCCATGGCCGCCGACTGAGTGAAGCCCAGGTTGTGGATCTGTTGCAGGATGTGTTGGAAACCTTGGTCTTTGTGCATGATCACGGCGTTATCCACCGCGATCTCAAGCCGGATAATCTAATGCGTCGCTCTACGGACGATCGCTTGGTTTTGATTGACTTTGGTGCGGTCAAAACCCAAGATGCCTTTCAGACTCCGGTGGGGATAACGCAACCGCCGACCCTGAGTCAGTTTTCTCCGAGCCAACCTGACATGAGTCAGCCCAGTATTCCCGTCTATACCTCGGGCTATGCCGCTTCGGAACAATGTTTAGGAAGACCTCAATATAGTAGTGACTTGTATGCCCTGGGGATGATCGCCATTCAGGCATTGACAGGTCAGCATCCGGCCCATTTTCCCAGCGATGCCCAGACGGGAGAACTGATTTGGCACGATCGGGTGCAGGTGAGTGCCGGATTGCGGGATCTGTTAGATCAACTGACGCGATTTCATGTACGCGATCGCTATCATTCTGCGCGGGAAGCCTTGCAAGCTCTAGGCCATGTGCAGTCTAGGGAGGAAGATCAGACCGCCATGCCCCGATCTCAACTGTCCCGATCGCAACTGTCTCGATCTCAATTGCAGCCTCAAGCCCTAGATGTGTCAGATCGCGGCACCGGCGGGATCTCCACCCAATTGGATCATAATTCGCCCACGCGGTTGCAACACCGGCGGCTCCCTTGGCGGACGATCACGGGGGTGGGAGCCGTCACGGGGGCAGGGGTGGCTACGACGGTGTTTCTGGGATGGCCCCAGGCTTGGTTTGCGCGGCTCCAGGTGCAGCCGTCCCTCGCCCCAACTAACCCAGCATTGCAGGAACAAATTGCTAAACGGGTCAGCAGGGGCGATCAACTTTTATTCAGTCAGGATGTGCCGTCCGCCAAGGTGGAGGCCGTAGCCCATCTGAAGCGGGGCAATGTGGCAGCGGCGATCGGGGGGTTGGACAAGGCCAGACAGCAGGCTCCCGCAGATCCCGAAACCTTAATTTATTTAAATAACGCCCGCGTGGGGGCAACCCCGGCCTACACCATTGCCGCCGTCGCCCCGATCGGCAGTAATCCCCAGTCGGCCCAGGAGTTATTGCGGGGGGTGGCGCAGGCCCAATGGCAACTCAATCAGTCCGGGGGCTTGGGGGGAAAGCCCCTCAAAGTGACGATCGCCGATGACCAAAATCAAGCGGACACGGCTCAGCAAATTGCCCAATATCTAGTGGCAGATCCCAATATTTTAGGCGTGGTGGGCCATGGCACCAGTGATACCTCATTGGCCACGGTGGAGGTTTATCAACAGGCCAGTATGGTGGCAATTTCGCCCCTGAGTTCAGCGGTGCAACTGTCCGGTATCAGCCGCTATTTCTTTCGCACCATGCCCAGCGATCGATTGCCAGCTAAACAATTGAGTGAATATCTCTTAAATCAGTTAAAGAAACGCAAAGTTGCTATTGCCTACAATTCCAATAGTAAATATAGCCAATCTTTAAAAGCAGAGATTAAAAACTCTCTTTTCTATGGTGGACGTGGTGAAGTAGTTGCAGAAATCAACTTTAATCAACCGGATTTCAATTCGGTGGAAGCGATCGCGCTCATGGCTCAGAAACAAGCAGAGGTGCTGATTTTGGCCAACAGTAGCGATGCTAGCGATCGCGCCTTGTTACTGTTACAGGCCAACCAAAATCGCATTCCGTTGCTGGCGGGCGATGCGATGTATTCCAATAAAACCTTGCAAATGGGCGGCAAAAATGCGCAAGGCATGGTTGTTGCGGTACCGACCCAGCAGGTGGGCTTAGAAAAGTCCAACTTTCAAACCCAGGCCAATCGCCTTTGGCGGCGGGACGCGACGTGGCGCAGTGCCCTGGCCTACGATGCCACGATCGCCCTGAGTCGCGCGATCGTCCAAGCTCCCACGCGCCAGGGTATCCAAAATGTGCTCGCGAATCCACAGTTTACGGCCATGGGATCCACTCGCCCAGTTCAGTTTTTACCCACGGGGGATCCCCAAGGGGCAATTCAGCTTGTGCAGGTGTGGCCGAAGCGGGGCGGACAGGGTTATGAGTTTCGATCGCTGCAACGGGATACCGCCCGTTCTGCCTCTAGGTAA
- a CDS encoding GUN4 domain-containing protein produces MPLQVVNRLAITGLATVLSSAIIPPASAQVLPPSVTCQVTIPIEQGASLTYRLTGAFPDRVPPNTPQNPVGRTVTMTVQRRDRSGKIQTWLNQANVEDYEQGAPDADYSKLPFTGDFRGKPNDGFRLYRVNAAVNGLYVSLRPTKGQPQKIQIIHYLNAKKFVRSEAGQCQSDAAVIKTLAPLQQALKAKDWALADRETRRLLDPSSVSLKPLPEIKLTPELIRAIDRAWMDASNGRFGLTVQAKLWESIKAKSPKDEMVAINQFRDRVGWKLMQPRKENDFLSSDWLNESELNYSEKAPVGHLPWMGVSDAVVYGLAAPSDGSHCGSCHTDAMQLRNERFYGYLPRLMTRVQAAL; encoded by the coding sequence ATGCCATTGCAAGTTGTTAATCGATTAGCAATCACAGGTCTTGCGACAGTGTTGAGTTCTGCAATCATTCCTCCGGCTTCTGCGCAAGTATTACCCCCGTCAGTGACCTGTCAGGTGACAATTCCGATCGAGCAAGGGGCCAGTCTGACCTATCGTTTGACGGGGGCTTTTCCCGATCGGGTGCCACCCAATACGCCCCAAAATCCGGTGGGCAGAACGGTAACGATGACGGTACAACGCCGAGATCGATCTGGAAAAATTCAAACTTGGCTCAATCAAGCGAATGTTGAAGATTACGAACAGGGTGCGCCTGATGCGGATTATTCTAAACTGCCGTTTACGGGAGACTTTCGGGGGAAACCGAATGATGGTTTTCGATTATATCGGGTGAATGCTGCGGTGAATGGTCTGTATGTCAGTTTGCGTCCGACTAAGGGGCAACCCCAAAAGATACAAATTATTCATTATTTAAATGCTAAGAAATTTGTGCGATCGGAGGCGGGGCAATGCCAATCGGATGCGGCAGTGATTAAAACGTTGGCTCCGCTCCAGCAGGCACTGAAGGCAAAAGACTGGGCGTTGGCCGATCGGGAAACTCGACGGTTGTTAGATCCCTCGTCTGTTTCGTTGAAACCGTTGCCGGAAATTAAGTTAACGCCGGAATTAATTCGGGCGATCGATCGTGCTTGGATGGATGCGAGTAATGGGCGATTTGGTTTGACGGTGCAGGCGAAACTGTGGGAGTCGATTAAGGCGAAGTCGCCCAAGGATGAAATGGTGGCGATTAATCAGTTCCGCGATCGGGTGGGCTGGAAGTTGATGCAACCGCGTAAGGAAAATGATTTTCTGAGTAGTGATTGGTTAAATGAATCGGAACTGAATTACTCGGAGAAGGCTCCTGTGGGGCATTTGCCCTGGATGGGGGTGTCTGATGCGGTGGTGTATGGGCTGGCGGCTCCTAGTGATGGGTCGCACTGTGGCAGTTGTCATACGGATGCAATGCAGTTGCGCAATGAACGCTTCTATGGCTATCTGCCTCGGCTGATGACGCGGGTTCAGGCGGCATTGTAG
- a CDS encoding nuclear transport factor 2 family protein, translating to MNSTIEVQISALEERLRQAMLASDVAVLDELLAPDIIITSHLGERLTKQDDLAAHTSGAFKIDELQPSEQEIQVHGEAAIVSVRMQVVGSYNGNPTNGNLRYTRVWAVTTSGQWQIVAAHIGLIA from the coding sequence ATGAATTCAACGATCGAAGTGCAAATTTCTGCGCTGGAAGAACGACTGCGACAGGCGATGCTGGCCTCGGATGTGGCGGTCTTAGACGAATTGCTAGCTCCTGACATCATCATCACTAGCCACCTCGGCGAACGGTTGACCAAACAGGATGATCTCGCAGCCCATACCTCCGGTGCCTTCAAAATCGATGAACTGCAACCCTCGGAACAAGAAATTCAAGTCCATGGTGAAGCAGCGATCGTGTCTGTGCGGATGCAGGTGGTAGGAAGTTACAATGGCAATCCCACCAATGGCAACCTACGCTATACCCGTGTGTGGGCGGTGACCACGAGTGGCCAGTGGCAGATTGTTGCCGCTCACATTGGTCTAATTGCGTAA
- a CDS encoding protein kinase family protein — protein MIGQLLADRFQVTQIDEAGTGFLASDTHRPGYPSCVIQVLQMPTGNPQAFQIAKLILEQRVEAIARLGKYPHLPGLLTFFERDQQIYLVEEFVAGHPLSQELQQPLPETQVIQLMLELLDIMVFLHRHDVILRGLHPDNLLRRQSDGKLVLINLLVLPVKGRTQFNNASVPDPRPYLPPEQLAGNPLFSSNLYSVGMIAMQALTGVGADALLLIKPNWQSKTTVSRDLAEVIDRLTLANPKQRYPSAMIVRRILKSLLMEEDPTTDLPPPSPPRRSPGASTEPPPETGSSTPAPNQSHSVNGHSSPKGGSADSQSVGAIAQVTSHANGSTANGHASLQAGLLRQGKSVRPPVGAADSAQMPDHVASPASRVAAGGGTELGQPVVGQPVVGQPVDRVDRVDRVDRPPGAIVGVEPTALQLDLNPAAPLVAQPESARLESVRLEPTQSAVTPLQPTPAIAAQPLAHPPHHPGSRQPPNWPPAPPIEPASSAPSAPAPPAPPRRWLSWGLVGWILAGCFGLTTAWLGWRYQIPQGWLAGYFRQAGLNQSLRGNYRAALQSYDQSLTWYGADPETFYARGVAFYRLKDLRRALEDFTRAIQLNGRDARAFFQRGNIRLSLGDPQGAVGDYNQAIQLNGELPEAYVQRGQAQSALGKSGLALKDYNNAIRLEPNLAAAYINRCLTRSNLADQPGAISDCTQAASIDPNLISAYQNRGLSYHRTGNLQQAMADLNVAIKLDGEDAKSYYQRGLLRIDLDDREGAISDFNTAIQFRPDHAFAYYQRALVRSQLGDSDGAIEDLERAAKFCLDQGMTGCYRDAQYQLKRLKNTVE, from the coding sequence ATGATTGGGCAACTGCTAGCAGATCGATTCCAAGTCACCCAGATTGACGAGGCAGGAACGGGTTTTCTTGCTTCAGATACCCATCGTCCGGGTTATCCCAGCTGCGTGATTCAAGTTCTGCAAATGCCCACGGGTAATCCTCAAGCTTTTCAGATTGCTAAGCTCATCTTAGAGCAGCGGGTGGAAGCGATCGCTCGGCTTGGCAAATACCCCCATTTACCTGGCTTGTTAACCTTTTTTGAGCGAGATCAGCAGATCTATTTGGTCGAAGAGTTTGTGGCAGGGCACCCCCTCAGTCAAGAATTGCAACAACCTCTACCAGAGACCCAGGTGATCCAGTTGATGTTGGAACTGCTGGATATCATGGTCTTTTTGCATCGCCATGATGTGATTTTGCGAGGGCTCCATCCCGATAATCTGCTCCGGCGACAGTCCGACGGCAAGTTAGTGCTGATTAATTTACTGGTCTTACCCGTCAAAGGGCGCACCCAGTTTAATAATGCATCCGTTCCCGATCCAAGACCCTATCTGCCGCCGGAGCAATTAGCCGGGAACCCGCTGTTTAGCAGCAATCTCTATTCGGTGGGTATGATTGCCATGCAAGCGCTGACGGGGGTGGGCGCGGACGCGCTGCTACTGATCAAACCAAACTGGCAAAGCAAAACGACCGTCAGTCGCGATTTGGCAGAAGTGATCGATCGCTTAACCTTAGCCAATCCCAAGCAGCGATATCCGTCTGCCATGATTGTGCGTCGTATTCTGAAAAGTTTGCTGATGGAGGAAGATCCCACCACCGATCTTCCTCCCCCCAGTCCGCCTCGGCGATCGCCGGGAGCCTCCACCGAACCCCCTCCGGAGACAGGTTCCTCGACACCCGCTCCCAACCAGTCCCACTCGGTCAATGGGCATTCCAGCCCAAAGGGTGGCAGTGCAGATTCCCAGTCGGTGGGGGCGATCGCCCAGGTGACCTCCCACGCAAATGGCTCCACCGCCAACGGCCATGCCAGCTTACAAGCGGGATTATTGCGGCAGGGAAAGTCAGTCAGGCCGCCCGTTGGGGCAGCGGACAGTGCCCAGATGCCGGATCATGTAGCTTCCCCGGCGTCTAGGGTGGCGGCTGGGGGAGGTACTGAGTTGGGGCAACCGGTCGTGGGGCAACCGGTCGTGGGGCAACCGGTAGACCGCGTAGACCGCGTAGACCGCGTAGACCGCCCGCCGGGGGCGATCGTGGGAGTTGAACCCACCGCTTTGCAACTCGATCTCAATCCGGCGGCTCCGTTGGTGGCACAGCCAGAATCGGCCAGGTTGGAATCGGTCAGGTTAGAACCGACTCAGTCTGCGGTGACGCCCCTCCAACCAACCCCCGCGATCGCAGCTCAGCCCCTAGCCCACCCGCCGCATCATCCCGGTTCCCGTCAGCCGCCCAATTGGCCCCCGGCTCCACCGATCGAGCCTGCCTCGTCAGCACCCTCAGCGCCTGCGCCGCCCGCTCCCCCCCGACGTTGGCTCTCTTGGGGGCTGGTGGGGTGGATCTTAGCGGGTTGTTTTGGACTGACAACGGCGTGGCTGGGATGGCGCTACCAAATTCCCCAGGGCTGGCTGGCTGGGTACTTTCGTCAAGCGGGACTCAATCAAAGTCTACGAGGGAACTATCGAGCAGCCCTGCAAAGCTACGATCAATCGTTGACTTGGTATGGGGCTGACCCTGAGACGTTCTATGCCCGTGGGGTTGCCTTTTATCGGTTGAAGGATCTGCGCCGAGCCCTGGAAGACTTTACCCGTGCTATTCAGCTCAATGGCAGGGATGCCCGCGCCTTTTTCCAACGGGGCAATATTCGCCTGAGTCTGGGGGATCCGCAGGGAGCCGTGGGGGATTATAACCAAGCGATTCAGTTAAACGGCGAATTGCCGGAAGCCTATGTGCAACGGGGGCAAGCGCAGTCGGCCTTAGGCAAATCGGGACTGGCCCTCAAGGATTACAACAATGCCATTCGCTTAGAGCCGAATTTGGCAGCGGCCTATATTAATCGCTGTCTGACACGATCGAATCTGGCCGATCAACCCGGAGCCATTTCCGACTGTACCCAAGCCGCCAGCATTGACCCCAACTTAATCTCGGCTTACCAAAACCGGGGCTTGTCCTACCATCGGACGGGCAATCTCCAGCAGGCCATGGCGGACTTAAATGTGGCGATCAAGTTGGATGGAGAAGACGCCAAATCCTATTACCAGCGGGGGTTGCTCCGGATAGACTTGGACGATCGGGAAGGGGCAATCTCAGACTTCAATACCGCCATCCAGTTTCGGCCCGATCACGCCTTTGCCTATTACCAGCGGGCCTTGGTGCGATCGCAATTGGGCGATTCCGATGGCGCGATCGAAGACTTGGAGCGGGCGGCGAAGTTCTGTTTGGATCAAGGCATGACGGGGTGTTACCGAGATGCCCAGTACCAACTCAAGCGGCTAAAAAATACGGTGGAGTAG